One stretch of Chloroflexota bacterium DNA includes these proteins:
- the rpmF gene encoding 50S ribosomal protein L32, whose translation MGALPKKKIPRRRRNNRRSHLHAALPQLGPCPQCHRLKPTHQVCPFCGTYNGHHVLEVKDTARPLS comes from the coding sequence ATGGGAGCACTCCCAAAGAAGAAAATCCCGCGCCGTCGTCGAAACAATCGCCGCAGCCACCTGCACGCGGCATTGCCACAATTGGGTCCCTGCCCGCAGTGTCATCGCCTCAAGCCGACGCACCAGGTCTGTCCGTTCTGCGGAACGTACAACGGTCACCACGTACTCGAGGTGAAGGACACCGCGCGGCCCCTCTCCTAG